DNA sequence from the Chamaesiphon minutus PCC 6605 genome:
GAGCTTCACGTTCTTGTAGTCCCTGTTGCAATGCTGGTGGAAACTGCAATTTCAACTCCTGCACCCATTCTGGTCTGCCAACCCGATAATGCTGACCGTCTACTACGCCTTCAACGCCCTGACCAGGAACAGCTTGGAAGTCACTAGCTTTAGCAAGCTCGATTTTGCGATGGCTGGCTTCTTCGACGATCGATTGTCCGAGCGGGTGTTCTGATAAAGATTCTAGGGCAGCAGCAATGCCCAGAGCTTTTACCTCATCGATACTATCCGTATAAGTTCTTTGTACGCCAAAGTGTCCGGTAGTTAACGTTCCCGTTTTATCCATCGCGATTGTTTTGATGCTTTTTGCTCGTTCAAAGGCTTCGCGATTTCGCACCAAAATCCCGTTTTTAGCAGACATGGCAGTAGCATTGACTAGCACCAAGGGAACTGCTAACCCTAACGCATGAGGACAAGCAATCACCAATACAGTCACCGCCCGACTGACTGCAAATGATAGATCGTCTGGTTTAATCGATAGCCAAATCACGAATGCGAGTGTAGCGATCCCGATCGCGATTAAAGTTAACCAATAGGCGAGTCGATCGGCTAGCGATTGAAATTTACTTTTAGATGTCTGCGCTTCCTTAACCATCCGCATAATCTGGCTCAAGGTAGTGTTATCTCCAGTCCGAGTGACCTTAATTGTCAGCGCACCCTCGCCATTGACCGCTCCAGCGACCGCTTCGTCCTTGGCTTTTTTGACCACTGGGCGCGACTCCCCAGTTAGAAAAGATTCATTGACATTGGAAGTACCCTCGACGATCTCACCATCGATCGGGACTTGTTCGCCAGGACGAATTAGAATTAGATCGCCCTCAACTAACGTATTCACTTGGACATCTTCACTCCGCCCATTCGTCTGCTTGTGAGCGACAGAAGGCACTAATTTCGCCAGTTCGCCTAGCGCATTGCTGGCTCCCAGCACCGAAGCCATTTCCATCCAATGACCGAGCAACATGATATCGACTAAGGTTGCCAGTTCCCAGTAAAAGGAGTCTCCTTTGAGTCCGAAAGTTACTGCCACACTGTAGACAAACGCCACTGTGATTGCTAGCGCAACCAAAGTCATCATGCCAATTTTACTCTGGAGTTCAAACCAAGCTCCCTTTAGAAA
Encoded proteins:
- a CDS encoding heavy metal translocating P-type ATPase; translation: MRHDHSQHEQNPPAPSGGHQEHERPPQRNQSNPDPHSNHNGDGQQPSQQHAGHDKHAGHSPEIFKRRFFICSVLTLPVLYFAPMLQMWFNYKAIQFSGAEWVIPIFSTIIYFYGGWVFLKGAWFELQSKIGMMTLVALAITVAFVYSVAVTFGLKGDSFYWELATLVDIMLLGHWMEMASVLGASNALGELAKLVPSVAHKQTNGRSEDVQVNTLVEGDLILIRPGEQVPIDGEIVEGTSNVNESFLTGESRPVVKKAKDEAVAGAVNGEGALTIKVTRTGDNTTLSQIMRMVKEAQTSKSKFQSLADRLAYWLTLIAIGIATLAFVIWLSIKPDDLSFAVSRAVTVLVIACPHALGLAVPLVLVNATAMSAKNGILVRNREAFERAKSIKTIAMDKTGTLTTGHFGVQRTYTDSIDEVKALGIAAALESLSEHPLGQSIVEEASHRKIELAKASDFQAVPGQGVEGVVDGQHYRVGRPEWVQELKLQFPPALQQGLQEREARGESAIVLMNDKQVLALFGLADQVRPSAREAVLKLEKMGVQVVMITGDAEAVAKSVAGDLQIDRYYARVLPQDKAALIQRLKAEKPTAFVGDGINDAPALTASDLGLAIGAGTNVAIESADLILVKSDPLDATYALKLAKATYDKMVQNLLWAAGYNVVAIPLAAGVGVPFGILLTPAIAAILMSVSTVVVSFNAMSLRTIRFKD